A genomic segment from Kyrpidia tusciae DSM 2912 encodes:
- a CDS encoding sigma-54-dependent Fis family transcriptional regulator, with protein MQQYSFAISSIHQFTSRKHDLYHQWEKMCNHEEVSTIRQEINSSWKRCLSKRVDPLRQQAPVVFTEATLKQKKEEKLELLRLVEPYMDQLYEQLAAEDILVMLSDSNGVILEGKATARGWSMVEKLHFYPGADWSESGAGTNAVGTAVAERKPVQVFGAEHFCQGWHTWVCSAAPIFDPVTDELLGVLDISGTMDRVQAHSLPAVVHQVDRIRQDLSSAFMTRDVPTWRAISDALDQPLAIFDTKLRVVRLNERARTVLGLRAGCTIQDLFTEDNASSLDSLHWNTPIPVTFRSLKPGTWVATLYPYHVANRLLGGLIVFYPIKVSNNSTRSPSASFHISTIITQNNEMIRLIEKAGKAARSDMNVLLVGETGVGKEIFARSIHESGPRGREPFVPVNCGAIPRDLLASELFGYEPGAFTGATAKGRPGKFVAADGGTIFLDEIGELPLEAQVYLLRVLEERAVVPVGGTEPRPIDVRIIAATNRDLEEEIQRGRFRADLYYRLNVLRFRIPPLRERKEDIPLLVRHFLLKCDDTGIPWVVEDAAMDCLMRHSWPGNVRQLKNVVAQAVFNAEDHRIRLEDLPPELVHSADGTTTGLTKDNNESAPVSRFNYRKVVNREVLEHALKMTDGNVSRAARLLGVSRMTVYRKAKQYNLST; from the coding sequence ATGCAGCAGTACAGTTTTGCCATCTCTTCTATCCACCAGTTTACGTCTCGAAAGCACGACTTGTATCACCAATGGGAGAAGATGTGTAATCATGAAGAAGTCAGTACGATTCGCCAGGAAATTAATTCATCCTGGAAAAGGTGTTTATCGAAACGGGTGGATCCACTCCGTCAGCAAGCTCCTGTTGTGTTCACTGAAGCTACGCTGAAACAAAAAAAGGAAGAAAAATTGGAGCTTTTGCGTCTGGTGGAACCGTATATGGATCAGTTGTATGAGCAATTGGCTGCCGAGGACATATTGGTCATGTTGTCGGATTCAAATGGCGTTATTCTTGAAGGGAAAGCCACAGCCAGGGGCTGGTCCATGGTGGAGAAGCTTCATTTTTACCCAGGTGCTGACTGGTCAGAATCGGGAGCGGGAACGAATGCCGTGGGTACTGCGGTGGCTGAGAGAAAACCGGTTCAAGTGTTTGGTGCCGAGCATTTTTGTCAAGGATGGCATACATGGGTGTGTTCTGCAGCCCCGATTTTTGATCCTGTAACGGACGAGTTGTTAGGTGTGCTAGATATATCCGGTACCATGGACCGTGTGCAGGCTCACAGTTTGCCTGCGGTTGTCCATCAAGTGGACAGGATTCGTCAGGATCTGAGCAGTGCGTTTATGACTCGAGACGTCCCCACCTGGCGTGCGATATCTGACGCATTGGACCAGCCATTAGCCATATTTGACACAAAGTTGAGGGTGGTTCGGCTAAATGAACGGGCAAGAACTGTCCTCGGACTTCGCGCTGGGTGTACGATTCAAGATTTATTTACAGAAGACAATGCGTCCAGTCTCGATTCGCTGCACTGGAATACTCCTATACCCGTGACGTTTCGTTCGCTGAAACCCGGAACATGGGTGGCGACCCTTTATCCCTATCATGTTGCTAACCGGCTTCTCGGTGGTCTGATCGTGTTTTATCCCATAAAAGTATCGAATAATTCGACTCGGTCGCCGAGCGCGTCGTTTCATATATCAACTATAATTACCCAAAATAATGAAATGATTCGCCTGATCGAAAAGGCGGGAAAGGCCGCCAGATCCGATATGAACGTACTGTTGGTCGGGGAGACGGGCGTAGGTAAAGAGATTTTCGCCCGTTCCATTCATGAATCCGGCCCACGAGGTCGCGAACCGTTTGTGCCTGTGAATTGTGGCGCGATTCCTCGAGACCTTCTTGCCAGTGAGTTGTTCGGTTACGAGCCGGGCGCCTTTACTGGAGCAACAGCCAAGGGGAGACCCGGCAAATTCGTCGCGGCGGACGGTGGAACGATTTTTCTGGACGAAATCGGCGAGTTGCCGTTAGAGGCCCAGGTCTATCTTCTCCGGGTGCTGGAGGAACGGGCCGTGGTGCCTGTTGGAGGCACTGAACCTCGACCTATCGATGTGCGGATTATCGCTGCAACGAACCGAGATCTAGAGGAAGAGATTCAGCGGGGACGATTTCGGGCGGATTTATATTACAGGCTCAATGTGTTGCGTTTTCGCATTCCCCCTTTGCGAGAGCGTAAAGAAGATATCCCTCTTCTCGTGCGTCACTTCCTGTTAAAATGTGACGACACGGGGATACCATGGGTTGTCGAAGACGCCGCCATGGACTGTCTCATGCGACACAGTTGGCCGGGGAACGTCAGGCAATTAAAAAACGTTGTCGCGCAGGCCGTATTCAATGCGGAGGATCATCGGATTCGACTTGAGGATCTACCTCCTGAGCTTGTGCATTCCGCCGATGGAACCACCACTGGATTGACAAAGGATAACAATGAGAGCGCACCCGTTTCCCGATTCAATTATCGCAAGGTTGTAAACCGGGAAGTTCTTGAGCACGCGTTAAAAATGACGGACGGCAATGTGAGCCGGGCTGCTCGGTTGCTGGGGGTTTCTCGGATGACGGTTTACAGGAAGGCAAAACAGTACAATTTGTCGACGTAG
- a CDS encoding acetoacetate--CoA ligase, whose protein sequence is MISEGEILWEPSTYLKQTSGMSQYMHWLEREKGLVFPDFLSLWRWSVDDLESFWASIWEYFQIQSPTPYTRVMEGHEMPGVRWFPGARVNFAQHVFRGRPGDRPALLFQSEHRPLTIVSWDELSRSVASVAAHLREYGVRPGDRVVAYMPNLPETVIAFLATASIGAVWSSCSPDFGAVTVVDRFKQIEPKVLFAVDGYQYGGKVYDRTEVVQDLQRSLPTLEKTVFVPYIGLDGGGVENAVMWNDIVRTPAELHFEPVEFEHPLWVLYSSGTTGHPKGIVHGHGNIVLELLKVHQLHFDVQPGDRFFWFTTTGWMMWNFTVGALLSGATILLYDGHPGYPNLDVLWEFAEKTGMTSFGTSAGYIQSCLKAGLEPGKDHDLSKLRAIGSTGSPLTIDGFEWVYQKVKKDIWLAPGSGGTDVCTPFVGPCPLLPVKAGLMQGPMLGVKAEAYDDNGQPIIGEVGELVITRPMPSMPLYFWNDPEMSRYRESYFEMYPGVWRHGDWIKFYADGSCVIYGRSDSTINRHGVRMGTSEIYRAVEGLDEIADSLVVDLELLGRPSCLSLFVVLKPGVVMTDQLKAAIRKRIRETVSPRHVPDEVYVIDEVPRTLNGKKMEVPIRKILLGYSLERAVNPDSMSNPQSLKFFIELAKQLNT, encoded by the coding sequence ATGATTTCAGAAGGGGAAATTTTATGGGAACCGTCTACATATTTAAAACAAACCTCTGGAATGTCACAATATATGCATTGGTTGGAGAGAGAAAAGGGTTTAGTATTCCCTGATTTTTTATCATTGTGGCGTTGGTCTGTGGACGATCTCGAGTCGTTTTGGGCGTCGATATGGGAGTATTTTCAAATACAGAGCCCGACCCCCTATACACGGGTGATGGAAGGTCATGAGATGCCTGGGGTTCGGTGGTTCCCCGGCGCTCGTGTCAACTTTGCTCAGCATGTATTCCGGGGAAGGCCAGGCGATCGACCGGCCTTGTTATTCCAGTCTGAGCATCGCCCCCTTACCATCGTGAGCTGGGACGAACTGTCCCGGTCCGTGGCCTCGGTGGCCGCTCATCTTCGGGAATACGGCGTCCGGCCGGGGGATCGAGTGGTGGCCTATATGCCGAACCTCCCGGAGACCGTGATTGCTTTTTTGGCCACTGCGAGCATCGGCGCTGTCTGGTCGAGTTGTTCTCCCGATTTCGGTGCTGTGACGGTAGTGGATCGCTTCAAACAGATCGAACCAAAGGTGCTCTTTGCGGTGGATGGGTACCAGTATGGTGGAAAAGTCTATGATCGAACCGAAGTAGTACAGGATCTGCAGCGATCTCTGCCCACATTGGAGAAGACGGTGTTCGTGCCCTACATTGGGTTGGACGGGGGCGGGGTGGAGAACGCGGTGATGTGGAACGATATTGTTCGGACACCGGCCGAACTGCATTTTGAACCTGTAGAATTCGAACACCCGTTGTGGGTGTTGTATTCTTCGGGTACAACGGGTCACCCCAAGGGAATTGTTCACGGCCACGGAAATATTGTCTTGGAGCTCCTCAAAGTCCACCAACTGCATTTTGACGTTCAGCCAGGGGATCGCTTTTTCTGGTTTACCACTACTGGATGGATGATGTGGAATTTCACCGTGGGCGCCCTCTTATCTGGGGCCACCATTCTTCTCTACGATGGTCATCCCGGCTATCCCAATCTCGATGTATTGTGGGAATTTGCGGAAAAGACGGGGATGACATCATTTGGAACAAGTGCGGGATATATTCAGAGCTGCCTGAAAGCGGGGCTTGAACCGGGTAAGGATCACGACCTTTCAAAGCTGCGGGCGATCGGATCGACGGGGTCGCCGCTGACCATTGACGGTTTTGAATGGGTGTATCAAAAGGTTAAAAAGGACATTTGGTTGGCTCCCGGGAGTGGAGGGACAGACGTCTGTACACCCTTTGTCGGTCCCTGTCCGCTCTTGCCCGTCAAGGCAGGTCTTATGCAGGGACCCATGCTCGGCGTGAAGGCGGAAGCCTACGACGACAACGGTCAACCAATCATCGGTGAAGTAGGAGAACTGGTGATCACGCGTCCCATGCCTTCCATGCCTTTATACTTCTGGAATGATCCAGAGATGAGCCGGTATCGGGAAAGTTACTTCGAAATGTATCCGGGCGTATGGCGACATGGGGATTGGATCAAATTCTATGCGGACGGCAGTTGTGTGATCTATGGACGATCGGATTCCACGATCAACCGTCATGGAGTTCGGATGGGGACAAGCGAGATTTACCGAGCCGTAGAAGGGTTGGACGAGATTGCTGACAGTTTGGTGGTAGACTTGGAACTACTGGGTCGACCTTCGTGTCTGTCTTTGTTTGTTGTGTTAAAGCCGGGGGTTGTGATGACGGATCAATTGAAAGCAGCCATTCGAAAGCGGATTCGGGAGACGGTTTCGCCCCGCCACGTGCCGGACGAAGTGTACGTGATCGATGAAGTGCCTCGAACACTGAATGGAAAAAAGATGGAAGTTCCAATTCGCAAAATCCTGTTGGGTTACTCTTTGGAGAGAGCCGTCAACCCTGATTCGATGAGTAATCCCCAATCCCTTAAGTTCTTTATCGAACTGGCGAAACAGTTAAACACCTAA
- a CDS encoding acetone carboxylase subunit gamma: MAQYDLETLRQLKRGELPFHLVHEMQSSHKDSDRFFKMLAIAQESVPWDDRILLPYAEHLYIVEKPDKSRVVKCDCGHEFGDYRRNWKLSALVYVRDTEEKINEIYPNMLGCDPEWMHLREYICPGCGTLLEVEAVPPGYPVVFDFQPDIDTFYEKWLKKPLNRE; the protein is encoded by the coding sequence GTGGCTCAATATGATCTGGAAACTCTGCGGCAACTCAAACGTGGTGAACTTCCTTTTCATTTGGTTCACGAAATGCAGTCGAGCCATAAGGATTCCGATCGATTTTTTAAAATGTTGGCCATTGCCCAAGAATCGGTACCTTGGGACGACCGGATTTTATTGCCTTACGCAGAACATCTCTACATTGTGGAAAAGCCGGACAAGAGCCGGGTTGTCAAGTGTGACTGCGGCCATGAGTTCGGTGATTATCGCCGGAACTGGAAACTAAGTGCCTTGGTCTACGTCCGGGACACCGAGGAAAAGATTAACGAGATCTACCCGAATATGCTGGGATGTGACCCCGAGTGGATGCACCTAAGGGAGTATATTTGCCCCGGATGCGGCACGCTTCTTGAAGTGGAAGCTGTGCCACCCGGTTATCCGGTAGTCTTTGATTTCCAACCGGATATCGATACGTTTTATGAAAAGTGGTTAAAGAAACCCCTGAACCGTGAATAA
- a CDS encoding hydantoinase/oxoprolinase family protein, with protein sequence MAVAAGPKPRILAIDAGGTMTDTILVNEKGEFVVGKAQSTPEDESVGFVNSLRDALHYWNVPLEEGVPHLVSGIYSGTAMLNRLLERKGLKLGLLVTAGFEDYLRIERGIQTYLGYSYSDRLHLVTHVHNTPLVPRDRIYGIRGRIDIFGAEQIPLYENEVQQAIRELLQKNVQGICINFLHSYANPAHEEKAKAIAQKVMEEFGVHVPLFLSSELYPVSQDFARLNTVLVEAYAAEPSRGQFQRITQKLRDLGSKFELRVMASHGGTISTEAKELARTLVSGPIGGVVGAQYLSKQLGFDNVVCSDIGGTSFDLALITGGQFAIRTQPNMARFVLKLPLVEIDSVGAGTGSFVRLTPSSKRIEIGPDSAGYRIGVSNPDSGVTTVTINDCNVVLGYLNADNFLGGDVKLDRQRAYEAIQEQIAAPLGLDVYAAAEGIVSLFQDHLRNEVISRVLGKGYAPENYRLLSYGGGGPVHVAGYTAGLNFQDILVPSWAAGFSAYGCACAEFEYRADKTVQVAVAHAQADFGAFASAINTAWSELKERVIGEFAKSGIAQRDIEFRHHVRVQYVGQLNDVEIQVPFERIESSEQVQTIIDRFEEAYSKMYSRSARSPELGYLVTTAIITGVAPSEKPSLPEEPVSREQPEADDVETRPVYYKGAWTTANVYKMEKLKAGNRIQGFSVIESPNTTFVVPTGYEAILDTHRIFHLKPPVSH encoded by the coding sequence ATGGCCGTTGCAGCAGGGCCCAAACCCAGAATTCTCGCCATCGATGCCGGCGGAACCATGACCGATACCATATTGGTCAATGAAAAGGGGGAATTTGTGGTCGGCAAGGCACAGTCGACGCCTGAGGACGAGTCTGTCGGATTTGTCAATTCGTTGAGAGATGCCCTCCATTATTGGAATGTACCCCTGGAAGAAGGGGTTCCACACCTCGTCTCGGGCATCTATTCCGGGACGGCCATGCTGAACCGCCTGTTGGAGCGTAAAGGACTGAAATTGGGTCTCCTTGTTACGGCGGGTTTTGAAGATTATCTCCGCATCGAACGCGGCATCCAGACCTATCTGGGGTATTCCTATTCGGACCGTCTGCACCTTGTGACCCACGTCCATAATACCCCCTTGGTCCCTCGGGATCGGATTTATGGCATTCGTGGTCGGATCGACATCTTTGGTGCGGAGCAGATTCCCCTGTACGAGAACGAAGTTCAACAAGCCATCCGGGAACTTCTACAAAAGAATGTGCAAGGTATATGCATAAATTTCCTACACTCTTATGCCAATCCAGCGCATGAAGAAAAAGCCAAGGCGATTGCGCAAAAGGTGATGGAAGAGTTCGGCGTCCATGTGCCGTTGTTTCTGTCTTCGGAACTCTATCCCGTTTCCCAAGACTTTGCCAGACTTAATACGGTCTTGGTCGAAGCCTACGCCGCGGAACCCTCTCGAGGCCAGTTTCAGCGAATTACCCAGAAACTACGCGATCTTGGATCGAAGTTTGAACTTCGGGTGATGGCCTCTCACGGGGGCACCATTTCTACAGAGGCCAAAGAACTGGCTCGGACCTTGGTGTCGGGTCCCATCGGCGGCGTGGTCGGAGCTCAGTATTTATCTAAGCAACTCGGCTTTGATAACGTCGTGTGTTCGGATATCGGCGGTACAAGTTTTGACTTAGCCCTCATCACAGGAGGTCAATTTGCGATTCGGACGCAACCCAATATGGCGCGATTTGTTCTCAAGCTGCCACTGGTTGAAATCGACTCCGTGGGAGCGGGAACCGGTTCCTTTGTACGGCTCACACCGAGTTCAAAACGGATCGAGATCGGCCCCGACAGTGCCGGCTATCGCATTGGCGTCTCGAATCCGGACAGCGGCGTAACCACGGTGACGATTAATGATTGCAACGTGGTTCTTGGTTATCTGAATGCCGATAATTTTCTGGGTGGCGATGTGAAACTCGACCGGCAACGCGCTTACGAGGCGATACAAGAGCAAATCGCGGCCCCGCTTGGCTTGGACGTATATGCGGCGGCAGAAGGCATTGTTTCTCTCTTTCAGGATCATCTGCGTAATGAAGTGATCTCCCGGGTTCTTGGGAAAGGCTACGCGCCCGAGAATTATCGGCTACTTTCCTATGGTGGAGGCGGCCCTGTGCATGTGGCCGGTTATACGGCCGGATTAAACTTTCAAGATATTCTCGTCCCGTCTTGGGCGGCCGGGTTTTCGGCTTACGGTTGCGCGTGTGCCGAGTTCGAATACCGTGCGGATAAGACGGTGCAGGTGGCCGTCGCTCATGCTCAGGCCGATTTCGGTGCATTCGCTTCCGCCATTAATACAGCATGGAGCGAACTGAAAGAACGGGTAATCGGTGAATTTGCGAAAAGTGGAATCGCCCAGCGGGACATCGAATTTCGCCATCATGTCCGGGTCCAGTATGTGGGCCAACTGAATGACGTTGAGATCCAAGTCCCATTTGAACGAATTGAAAGCTCAGAACAGGTGCAAACGATTATCGACCGGTTTGAGGAAGCATATTCAAAAATGTATTCTCGTTCCGCCCGGTCTCCGGAGCTGGGATACCTGGTTACGACGGCCATTATTACTGGGGTTGCCCCCAGTGAAAAACCGAGTTTGCCTGAAGAACCTGTTAGTAGGGAGCAGCCGGAGGCAGACGATGTCGAGACGAGGCCCGTATATTACAAAGGTGCTTGGACAACTGCCAATGTGTACAAGATGGAGAAATTGAAAGCCGGGAACCGAATTCAGGGATTTTCCGTGATCGAATCGCCGAATACCACGTTTGTCGTGCCGACAGGTTACGAGGCGATACTGGATACCCATCGAATTTTTCACTTGAAACCACCTGTGAGTCATTAA
- a CDS encoding sigma-54-dependent Fis family transcriptional regulator, translating into MNTPFSDHQLSIVQTGEQVNRWEAWVKDGILDPKLRKPIKSSWERCKSMGVAFSTDAAPIRMKRAEVQHISSFYREMIEVALPIMRYVQREHGSDQAVVTLSDHTGLLLQVTVDNDDLLKHVKHRHFFEGADWSESGAGTNAVGTAVIEKHPVRVIGAEHYCAGWHEWACSAVPISEPLTGTLLGVLDITSRRQWYETHNLPLIQWAANRIGQDLHKNAISDAFFGLVQELDKPAFLLNRHLYVTWANAQAMAAGIRSGEPLPVVDGPPELLTGQDHGTYVQEFRLGEGDVRTLLKVIPYRLWGLDLGVLCLMMPTSGGKFTAKSFSKSKAMSPVDWTTHYTMDSIIGRTPVILEAKRLAHKAANLSAPVFLAGESGTGKELFAHAIHASGPRRSGPFVAVNCGTLQRELAASELFGYEEGAFTGAKKHGQRGKFLLADKGTIFLDEIAELPIDCQSLLLRVLEEGRVVPVGGTRPIHVDVRVITATHKNLDQEVQSGRFRKDLFYRLSALWIRLPSLRERSEDIPLLVDTFLRQFAKEMGRTSVRLSPEAMQRLTEHSWPGNIRELKNVLQRAVFLCDGNVIEPRHICLAGPFENAPSVDTAKKRRSIHRSLVEQALRESGGNVTEAAQTLGISRATMYRKMKLFNLI; encoded by the coding sequence GTGAATACACCGTTTTCAGATCACCAATTGTCAATTGTGCAGACGGGTGAACAAGTGAATCGATGGGAAGCGTGGGTTAAAGACGGCATTCTTGATCCAAAGCTGCGTAAACCGATTAAATCATCTTGGGAGAGGTGTAAAAGCATGGGGGTCGCTTTCAGCACAGATGCGGCCCCTATCCGCATGAAACGCGCCGAAGTTCAGCATATTTCGTCCTTTTACCGGGAAATGATCGAGGTTGCGTTACCGATAATGAGGTACGTTCAGCGGGAGCATGGTTCTGATCAGGCGGTGGTCACGTTGAGTGACCACACGGGGCTGCTACTGCAAGTCACGGTTGATAACGATGACTTACTGAAACATGTGAAACATCGACACTTTTTTGAAGGTGCCGATTGGAGCGAGAGTGGAGCGGGCACGAACGCCGTCGGGACGGCTGTCATCGAAAAACACCCTGTTCGAGTCATTGGTGCGGAACATTATTGTGCAGGTTGGCATGAATGGGCGTGTTCGGCGGTTCCGATTTCCGAGCCTTTAACGGGGACCCTGTTGGGTGTTCTCGACATTACAAGCCGACGTCAGTGGTATGAAACTCACAATCTTCCACTCATTCAATGGGCTGCGAATCGAATCGGGCAAGATTTACACAAGAATGCGATTTCGGACGCCTTTTTTGGCCTTGTTCAAGAGTTGGATAAGCCTGCGTTTTTATTGAACCGGCACTTGTATGTGACGTGGGCAAATGCCCAGGCGATGGCTGCAGGGATACGTTCGGGCGAACCATTGCCCGTTGTGGACGGTCCTCCGGAATTGCTCACCGGGCAAGATCATGGGACATACGTACAAGAATTTAGATTGGGGGAGGGGGATGTACGGACGCTGTTAAAGGTGATTCCGTACCGATTATGGGGACTGGATTTGGGTGTGTTGTGTCTCATGATGCCAACATCCGGCGGAAAATTTACGGCGAAATCATTTTCGAAGAGCAAGGCGATGTCCCCGGTCGATTGGACAACCCATTACACGATGGACTCTATAATAGGGAGAACTCCTGTCATACTCGAGGCGAAACGACTTGCCCACAAGGCGGCGAATCTTTCGGCTCCGGTGTTTCTGGCGGGGGAATCAGGCACAGGGAAAGAGCTTTTTGCTCATGCGATCCACGCTTCGGGACCTCGTCGTTCCGGTCCTTTTGTAGCTGTCAATTGTGGAACTCTCCAACGAGAATTGGCGGCGAGTGAGCTGTTTGGTTATGAGGAAGGGGCGTTTACGGGCGCAAAAAAGCACGGTCAACGAGGGAAATTCCTTTTGGCAGACAAAGGGACCATTTTTCTGGACGAAATCGCTGAGTTGCCGATCGATTGCCAAAGTCTATTGTTGCGCGTGCTGGAGGAAGGGCGAGTAGTTCCCGTTGGTGGAACGCGCCCCATTCACGTAGATGTTCGGGTGATCACTGCTACCCACAAGAACCTGGACCAGGAAGTGCAGAGTGGTCGGTTCCGAAAAGACTTATTCTATCGTCTGTCAGCTTTATGGATCCGCTTACCCTCCTTGCGGGAACGTTCCGAAGATATCCCACTTCTCGTGGATACGTTTCTACGGCAATTTGCCAAAGAGATGGGAAGAACCTCCGTCCGACTATCTCCTGAAGCGATGCAACGTCTGACCGAACATTCCTGGCCAGGGAACATTCGAGAATTGAAAAATGTTCTCCAACGGGCTGTGTTCTTGTGCGATGGCAATGTGATTGAGCCGCGGCACATTTGTCTGGCCGGGCCCTTTGAAAATGCACCGTCCGTGGATACGGCCAAAAAACGCAGAAGCATCCACCGCTCTCTGGTTGAACAGGCTTTACGAGAGAGCGGTGGAAATGTGACTGAAGCAGCCCAAACCCTGGGAATTTCCCGAGCAACTATGTACAGGAAAATGAAACTATTCAATTTAATCTAG
- a CDS encoding hydantoinase B/oxoprolinase family protein, giving the protein MGEGLKPSTAVHPQVAIGWGGKTLKEMLEESERVFKETGRYAGLDRLSLREEHPIRYERIFSLLRGGLVNARETALNISASPIVKEIGELCFALYTPEGDSIALSTGIIVHVHTMSDAIKFMIRNNWEVSPGIRSGDIFSNNNSIIGDVHTADVHTIIPIFWEGEIIGWAGGVTHEIDVGAVTPGSMAFGHEDRYGDGLLLSCEKAGENDEFYQSYLKKVSDSVRAEMYWVLDERTRLAGCHMIRDQVYRVIQEEGIETYKRFIREVIEEGRRSFKERVKEVTFPGIYESPRFTDVPWKDDPTVSHKARRDTLMHAPLTIQIGADGDFNMSYEGANKWGYHSFNCAPSPMQGALWVQMTQSLIPNDKVNDGAYLATSLKLPYGSWCNPDYEKVSTTLSWHFLIPAFTGLIRSLARAYYSRGYLEEISASFPLTGNILQGGGKNHYGVESAFTNFEMSSEGTGAMYFKDGEDSTAAMWNPEGDMGEAETWESLEPLLYLGRSLKPMTPGPGKYRGGAGIESVRMLYRTDEQTLFNGLADGHVFGSAGIFGGYPGNAGYRHSLHGTNMKEIIQNQLPYPTRDGDPEHSEVDEVIRAEENVFDKHATAGPQIFREYDIYVSVHRGGPGLGDVLERDPHLVEKDLNEGYLLPRYAESIYGVVAEQSADGTWKADLEKTAARREQMRKERLARAIPAEAFLERERDRILHRDFIEPVLEMYQSSMDLSPEWREKFLKFWDLPEDFRMVSG; this is encoded by the coding sequence ATGGGCGAAGGGTTGAAGCCGTCCACAGCCGTCCATCCACAGGTCGCAATCGGTTGGGGTGGAAAAACACTCAAGGAGATGCTCGAAGAGTCAGAGCGCGTGTTTAAGGAAACAGGAAGGTACGCAGGACTGGATCGGCTTTCATTGCGCGAGGAGCATCCTATTCGATATGAGCGCATCTTCTCACTGCTGCGAGGTGGGCTCGTCAATGCCCGAGAAACAGCATTGAACATCTCAGCGTCTCCGATTGTGAAAGAGATTGGCGAACTTTGTTTCGCGTTATATACACCGGAAGGCGATTCGATTGCGCTCTCCACGGGCATTATCGTTCATGTCCACACCATGAGTGACGCAATTAAATTCATGATTCGAAACAATTGGGAAGTCAGCCCGGGAATTCGATCAGGTGATATTTTTTCCAATAATAATTCGATCATTGGAGACGTTCATACTGCTGATGTACACACCATTATTCCGATTTTCTGGGAAGGAGAAATTATCGGCTGGGCGGGTGGAGTGACTCACGAGATCGATGTGGGTGCGGTGACACCTGGGTCGATGGCGTTTGGACACGAAGACCGATATGGCGATGGGTTGTTGTTGTCCTGCGAAAAAGCGGGTGAAAATGATGAATTTTACCAGAGCTATCTAAAAAAAGTCAGCGACTCGGTGCGTGCTGAGATGTACTGGGTCTTGGATGAACGCACCCGTTTGGCTGGTTGCCACATGATTCGTGACCAAGTTTACCGGGTAATTCAGGAAGAAGGCATCGAGACCTATAAACGTTTTATTCGTGAAGTTATCGAAGAGGGACGGCGAAGCTTTAAGGAACGCGTGAAGGAAGTGACGTTCCCCGGTATCTATGAGTCGCCGAGATTTACGGATGTTCCGTGGAAAGACGATCCTACGGTCTCCCACAAAGCTCGAAGAGACACGCTGATGCATGCGCCATTAACGATACAAATCGGCGCAGACGGCGATTTTAACATGTCGTACGAAGGAGCGAACAAATGGGGTTATCACTCCTTTAACTGTGCGCCGTCACCCATGCAGGGTGCCTTATGGGTTCAAATGACACAAAGCTTGATTCCGAACGATAAGGTCAACGATGGAGCCTATCTGGCGACGTCGCTAAAGCTCCCTTATGGGTCATGGTGCAATCCAGATTATGAAAAAGTCTCCACCACCCTTTCGTGGCATTTCCTGATCCCGGCCTTTACAGGGTTGATTCGCAGTTTGGCCCGTGCTTATTACTCCCGGGGTTACCTTGAGGAAATCTCAGCGAGTTTCCCACTGACAGGTAATATCCTGCAGGGCGGCGGCAAGAATCATTATGGTGTCGAATCTGCGTTTACCAATTTCGAGATGTCATCCGAAGGCACCGGGGCGATGTACTTTAAGGACGGAGAAGATTCCACAGCTGCCATGTGGAACCCCGAAGGAGATATGGGTGAGGCGGAGACATGGGAATCACTGGAACCACTTCTATACCTCGGGAGGAGCTTGAAGCCGATGACTCCTGGTCCCGGAAAGTATCGGGGAGGGGCCGGAATCGAAAGTGTGCGGATGCTGTATCGTACCGATGAACAGACCTTGTTCAATGGACTTGCTGACGGCCATGTTTTCGGAAGCGCAGGCATTTTCGGAGGTTATCCGGGTAACGCGGGCTATCGGCACAGTCTGCACGGTACGAACATGAAGGAAATCATCCAAAATCAACTGCCTTATCCGACCCGAGATGGTGACCCGGAACATTCGGAAGTGGATGAGGTGATCCGTGCGGAGGAAAACGTGTTTGACAAACACGCCACTGCCGGGCCCCAGATCTTTCGTGAATATGACATTTACGTGTCTGTCCATCGGGGCGGACCAGGACTCGGAGACGTTCTTGAACGGGATCCGCACTTGGTGGAGAAGGATCTGAACGAAGGGTATCTCCTGCCGAGATATGCGGAGTCGATTTACGGGGTTGTTGCGGAACAGTCAGCCGATGGGACATGGAAGGCTGATCTGGAAAAGACGGCTGCCCGCAGGGAACAGATGCGGAAGGAACGCCTGGCTCGAGCCATACCGGCCGAAGCGTTCCTTGAGCGCGAACGAGATCGCATCTTGCACCGGGATTTTATTGAACCGGTTCTGGAAATGTATCAGAGCTCGATGGACTTATCCCCGGAGTGGAGAGAGAAATTCTTGAAGTTCTGGGATTTGCCTGAGGATTTCCGGATGGTCAGCGGCTAA